One stretch of Campylobacter sp. CCS1377 DNA includes these proteins:
- a CDS encoding efflux RND transporter periplasmic adaptor subunit — translation MKKTLIILILLTVFILGIYYFYFYKKENFSYLTYEVKTMDISENIEAIGEVYAKSQVDVGAQVSGQITKLYVNLGDHVKAGDLIAQIDKDKQQNEFDITKAQLASAKANLESKKVALEIATRQYEREQKLYKSKATSLESLESIKNNFYLLKANVAELNAQVTQLEISLKNAQKDLEYTTITAPSDGQIVNIAVEVGQTVNASQNAPTLVRLADLSEMEVRMQITEADINKIKIGEKVKFSILSDPDKKYEATISSIDPADTVLSDSTSTSSSSANLNSSSTSNAIYYYARFFVKNENNFLRIAMSTENQIEINHASNVLAVPTIAIKNDEKGYFVEVLKDEKVFKKHIEIGIKDSLNTEVKQGLQVGDLVIVNKQSQNVKSQNIGRIPR, via the coding sequence ATGAAAAAAACACTAATTATTCTTATTTTGCTCACTGTTTTTATATTAGGAATTTATTATTTTTACTTTTATAAAAAAGAAAATTTTAGCTATCTTACTTATGAAGTAAAAACTATGGATATTTCAGAAAATATAGAAGCTATAGGCGAAGTTTATGCAAAATCACAAGTTGATGTTGGTGCTCAAGTTAGCGGACAGATTACAAAGCTTTATGTGAATTTGGGCGATCATGTAAAAGCAGGGGATTTAATCGCACAAATCGATAAAGACAAACAACAAAACGAATTTGATATCACAAAAGCCCAGCTTGCAAGCGCTAAGGCAAATTTAGAAAGCAAAAAAGTTGCTCTAGAAATTGCCACAAGACAATACGAAAGAGAGCAAAAGCTTTATAAGTCAAAAGCCACTTCGCTAGAAAGTTTAGAAAGCATTAAAAATAATTTTTACTTACTCAAAGCCAATGTTGCAGAGTTAAACGCCCAAGTAACCCAGCTTGAAATTTCACTCAAAAATGCTCAAAAAGATCTTGAATATACTACTATTACTGCTCCAAGTGATGGACAAATTGTCAATATCGCTGTTGAAGTAGGTCAAACCGTAAATGCCTCGCAAAATGCTCCTACTTTGGTGCGTTTGGCGGATTTAAGCGAGATGGAAGTAAGGATGCAAATCACCGAAGCAGATATCAATAAAATCAAAATCGGCGAAAAGGTGAAATTTAGCATACTTAGTGATCCGGATAAAAAATACGAAGCCACAATTTCAAGCATAGATCCTGCCGATACGGTTTTAAGTGATTCTACAAGCACTTCAAGCTCAAGCGCGAATTTAAATTCAAGCTCCACAAGCAATGCCATTTATTATTACGCGCGCTTTTTTGTCAAAAATGAAAATAATTTCTTACGCATAGCCATGAGCACAGAAAATCAAATCGAGATTAATCATGCAAGCAATGTCCTAGCCGTGCCAACCATAGCCATAAAAAACGATGAAAAAGGTTATTTTGTCGAAGTTTTAAAAGATGAAAAAGTGTTTAAAAAACACATAGAAATTGGCATTAAAGACAGCTTAAATACTGAAGTGAAGCAGGGCTTGCAGGTAGGGGATTTGGTTATTGTTAATAAACAAAGTCAAAATGTAAAAAGCCAAAATATAGGCAGAATTCCAAGATGA
- a CDS encoding ABC transporter permease: MIKLSNICKSINQTPILKNVSLEIEKGEFVAIIGQSGSGKTSLLNIIGTLDSPSSGSYIFENYEVTTLSKDEKARLRREKIGFIFQRYNLLSLLSAGSNVVLPAIYAGKTTEEREQKAKKILSELELGHKFNARPNELSGGQQQRVSIARALINGGELILADEPTGALDSRSGIMVLEILQKLNKEGHTIILVTHDKDIAAKAKRVIEIKDGEVLSDTKQEQSQSNYEIHKMPKEKKNYTLFKNQISECFKMSITSIIAHKLRSVLTMLGIIIGIASVVCVVALGLGTQQKVLSSISAIGTNTIQIVAGRGLGDIRSGRTRLSLSDLNVLNALPYLEAAEADVRDSSIVTYANTSLQARVNGVGVNRMKIRGLKLAAGRFINDIDIKENANIAVLDDNGRKNLFHGISAEQILNKVVIYDSQPLRIVGVLQRQDDQSGFDPTNGTVELYVPYTTVMNKITGDKRLRSIVAKLKDGVDPNLTEQTIAQVLEIKRGKKDFFMVNSDAIQKAVEANTLTLTLLIASIAVISLIVGGIGVMNIMLVSVSERTREIGIRMAIGARKEDILIQFLLEAVLICTIGAILGVALSFGVMYVFNQLSKDFLMIMSYNSIFLGLLSSVMIGIIFGFFPARNAANLNPINALSKE, translated from the coding sequence ATGATAAAGCTTAGCAATATCTGCAAAAGTATCAATCAAACACCCATTTTAAAGAATGTTTCTTTAGAGATAGAGAAGGGCGAATTTGTTGCCATTATAGGCCAAAGTGGGAGTGGTAAAACTTCACTTTTAAATATCATAGGTACTCTTGATAGTCCAAGTAGCGGATCTTATATTTTTGAAAATTACGAAGTTACAACCCTTAGTAAAGATGAAAAAGCAAGGCTTAGAAGAGAAAAAATTGGTTTTATTTTCCAGCGCTACAATCTTTTATCTTTATTAAGTGCGGGTTCGAATGTTGTTTTACCAGCCATTTATGCAGGAAAGACCACAGAAGAAAGAGAGCAAAAAGCAAAAAAAATTTTAAGCGAATTAGAATTAGGACATAAATTTAATGCAAGACCTAATGAATTAAGCGGTGGTCAACAGCAAAGAGTGAGTATTGCAAGAGCTTTGATTAATGGCGGAGAGCTCATTTTAGCTGATGAGCCAACTGGTGCGTTAGATAGTAGAAGCGGCATTATGGTGCTTGAGATCTTGCAAAAGCTTAATAAAGAAGGTCATACCATTATTTTAGTTACTCACGATAAAGACATAGCCGCTAAGGCAAAAAGAGTGATTGAAATCAAAGATGGCGAAGTTTTAAGCGACACTAAACAAGAGCAAAGCCAAAGTAATTATGAAATTCATAAAATGCCTAAAGAAAAAAAGAATTACACTCTTTTTAAAAACCAAATTTCAGAATGCTTTAAAATGTCTATTACTTCTATCATCGCACATAAATTAAGATCTGTTCTTACTATGTTAGGTATCATTATAGGCATTGCTTCAGTTGTTTGTGTCGTGGCTTTAGGGCTTGGGACCCAACAAAAAGTACTTTCATCTATCAGTGCCATAGGTACAAATACTATACAAATCGTTGCAGGTAGAGGACTTGGAGATATAAGATCAGGTCGTACTAGACTAAGTTTGAGTGATTTAAATGTTTTAAATGCTTTACCTTATTTAGAAGCTGCAGAAGCTGATGTAAGGGATTCTAGTATAGTAACTTATGCTAATACTTCTTTGCAAGCAAGGGTAAATGGCGTTGGGGTAAATCGTATGAAAATTCGCGGTTTAAAACTCGCTGCAGGAAGATTTATCAATGATATTGATATCAAAGAAAATGCCAATATCGCCGTGCTTGATGATAATGGACGCAAAAATTTATTTCATGGCATTAGTGCAGAGCAAATTTTAAACAAAGTTGTTATTTATGATTCTCAACCCTTAAGAATAGTTGGAGTCTTGCAAAGACAAGATGATCAAAGTGGCTTTGATCCAACCAATGGCACAGTTGAGCTTTATGTGCCCTACACTACAGTGATGAATAAAATCACCGGAGATAAACGCCTAAGATCCATAGTAGCAAAATTAAAAGATGGTGTAGATCCTAATTTAACCGAACAAACTATAGCCCAAGTTTTAGAAATCAAACGCGGTAAAAAAGATTTTTTTATGGTAAATTCTGATGCTATACAAAAAGCAGTAGAAGCTAATACTCTAACTCTAACACTACTTATTGCCTCTATTGCAGTAATTTCTTTGATTGTTGGCGGTATTGGTGTGATGAACATTATGTTAGTTTCGGTGAGTGAGCGAACAAGAGAAATTGGCATTAGAATGGCTATTGGAGCAAGAAAAGAAGATATTTTGATACAGTTTTTACTTGAAGCGGTGTTAATTTGTACTATAGGTGCGATTTTGGGCGTGGCTTTGAGCTTTGGTGTGATGTATGTTTTTAATCAACTTAGCAAAGATTTTTTAATGATAATGTCTTATAATTCCATATTTTTAGGGCTTTTAAGCTCTGTGATGATTGGTATTATTTTTGGCTTTTTCCCTGCAAGAAATGCAGCCAATTTAAATCCTATCAATGCTTTATCTAAGGAATGA
- a CDS encoding FUSC family protein, translated as MKKYFSKLAPIFKFNPCQRVWQLPFFAALGVGLILSVAMFFQRMDYGLIAILGVAAFLYVPNTPMHHRMAVVMCVSFGISLSFFLGLLAHLSPVLTPFVVAFVAACSSILVRYYDLGAPGYFFFVFACILGTFLPFEVKDFITLIGLICLGTMVANVMAFLYSLSVIYVFKNSLPSEVPPRGHLGFNTTVVDSLIMGAFVGFAMFLGSFLSLERSYWVGVSCTAVMQGISVSAIWIKQFQRIIGTFIGAIFAWFLLKIHFSPIAFILLMMFLMFMTEYVVFKNYALAMVFITPYVTYLVESATSMSYDADLITKARFIDVALGSILGLLGGYVMYNQKLRIYFLHFAHKIFKFKNNKFT; from the coding sequence TTGAAAAAGTATTTTTCAAAACTAGCGCCCATTTTTAAATTTAATCCTTGTCAAAGAGTTTGGCAACTTCCATTTTTTGCAGCTTTGGGTGTGGGTTTGATTTTAAGTGTTGCTATGTTTTTTCAAAGAATGGATTATGGACTTATAGCGATTTTGGGCGTGGCGGCATTTTTATATGTGCCAAATACCCCAATGCACCATAGAATGGCTGTGGTGATGTGCGTTTCTTTTGGTATAAGTCTTTCTTTCTTTTTGGGTTTATTGGCTCATTTATCGCCTGTTTTAACGCCTTTTGTTGTGGCTTTTGTGGCAGCTTGTAGTTCTATTTTGGTGCGTTATTATGATTTGGGAGCGCCGGGTTATTTTTTCTTTGTGTTTGCTTGTATTTTAGGGACTTTTTTACCTTTTGAAGTTAAAGATTTTATCACTTTAATAGGACTTATTTGCTTAGGGACTATGGTGGCAAATGTGATGGCTTTTTTGTATTCCTTAAGCGTGATTTATGTTTTTAAAAATAGCTTGCCCAGCGAAGTTCCGCCTAGAGGGCATTTGGGCTTTAATACCACTGTGGTGGATTCTTTAATTATGGGTGCTTTTGTGGGTTTTGCGATGTTTTTAGGCTCGTTTTTATCTTTGGAGCGTAGTTATTGGGTTGGGGTAAGCTGCACGGCTGTAATGCAAGGAATTAGCGTAAGCGCTATTTGGATTAAACAGTTTCAAAGGATTATTGGCACTTTTATTGGGGCGATTTTTGCTTGGTTTTTGTTAAAAATTCATTTTTCGCCTATTGCTTTTATTTTGCTCATGATGTTTTTGATGTTTATGACAGAATATGTCGTGTTTAAAAACTATGCCTTGGCGATGGTTTTTATCACTCCTTATGTGACTTATTTAGTAGAGAGCGCGACTTCTATGAGTTATGATGCGGATTTAATCACAAAAGCAAGATTTATCGATGTGGCTTTAGGAAGCATTTTGGGACTTTTGGGCGGTTATGTGATGTATAATCAAAAATTAAGAATTTATTTTTTACATTTCGCTCATAAAATTTTCAAATTTAAAAACAACAAATTCACATAA